From the genome of Rhodospirillales bacterium, one region includes:
- a CDS encoding DUF1538 domain-containing protein, whose protein sequence is MTRRNVRRAGVGMRIPSSPALQLARRGASAPGRALRRFLRLFAGAGRDLAPLIGVVAFFQFVIFRQPLPDFESILLGLVFVVLGLAMFIHGLETSLFPIGEDMANALTAKASVPWLLVFAFGLGFGTTVAEPALIAVAGEAGKIAAEAGMIEATPAAIEHWSNRLRQVVAVSVGSSIVLGVMRIIRGWPIHFIVIGGYMVVLVMTAFTPPEFVGIAYDAGGVTTSTITVPLVAALGVGLSTGIRGRSPVTDGFGMIALASLFPIIFVLGYGMAS, encoded by the coding sequence ATGACACGTCGGAACGTGCGACGAGCGGGTGTCGGCATGCGGATTCCGTCTTCACCTGCTTTGCAGCTAGCGCGTCGCGGCGCATCTGCCCCAGGGCGGGCTCTCCGACGGTTCCTGCGTCTCTTCGCGGGGGCCGGTCGTGACCTGGCACCGCTGATCGGCGTCGTCGCTTTCTTCCAGTTCGTCATCTTTCGCCAACCGCTGCCCGACTTCGAATCCATCCTGCTGGGATTGGTCTTCGTTGTCCTAGGGCTAGCCATGTTCATTCACGGGCTGGAGACCAGCCTGTTCCCCATCGGGGAGGACATGGCGAATGCCCTCACGGCGAAGGCGAGTGTGCCGTGGCTCCTGGTCTTTGCTTTCGGCTTGGGTTTCGGGACCACGGTTGCCGAACCGGCATTGATCGCGGTGGCAGGGGAGGCCGGCAAGATTGCCGCCGAGGCTGGCATGATCGAAGCGACGCCGGCAGCAATCGAGCACTGGTCAAATCGGCTTCGGCAGGTTGTTGCTGTCTCCGTGGGCTCGTCGATCGTGCTCGGGGTCATGCGCATCATCCGCGGATGGCCGATCCACTTCATCGTGATCGGTGGCTACATGGTGGTGCTGGTCATGACGGCATTCACGCCGCCTGAATTCGTGGGAATCGCGTATGACGCGGGTGGCGTGACCACGTCGACCATCACGGTGCCTCTCGTGGCCGCGCTCGGGGTTGGATTGTCGACGGGGATCCGCGGCCGAAGCCCGGTTACGGACGGTTTCGGAATGATTGCGCT
- a CDS encoding PIN domain-containing protein produces MIYLDSSVALAHLLAENRQPPASLWDETLFSSRLLEYEIWTPLHARGLAESYGEAARWLIGRVAMLELSPSVQARALDAFPGPDALRTLDALHLASCAYLAEHGQGVALASYDRRMNDVARAMDIPLFDLEAPRTG; encoded by the coding sequence GTGATCTACCTCGATTCGTCCGTCGCGCTCGCGCATCTTCTGGCCGAGAACCGGCAGCCGCCCGCTTCGCTCTGGGACGAGACGCTGTTTTCCAGCCGGCTGCTGGAATACGAGATATGGACCCCGCTGCATGCGCGCGGGCTCGCGGAGTCCTACGGCGAGGCGGCGCGCTGGCTGATCGGCCGGGTCGCGATGCTGGAGCTATCGCCTTCGGTGCAGGCGCGGGCGCTGGACGCCTTTCCCGGCCCCGACGCGCTGCGCACCCTCGACGCCCTGCATCTGGCGTCGTGCGCGTATCTGGCCGAACACGGGCAGGGGGTGGCGTTGGCGAGCTATGACCGGCGGATGAACGACGTTGCCCGCGCGATGGACATCCCGCTGTTCGACCTTGAGGCACCGCGAACCGGATGA
- a CDS encoding ATP-binding cassette domain-containing protein, producing MRSPAPAWREETQRAASPEVLLETRALCFDAGGRRLIDRIDIDIRAGRRTMIMGANGTGKSLLLRLLHGLIPPTRGEVLWRGRPLDRRGRHAQAMVFQRPVMLRRSVIANLRFALAVRGFTGSERAMRETEALQRAQLEGLAARQACVLSAGEQQRLAVARALSCAPRILFLDEPTASLDPVSTHAVEQLIREAHADGVTIVLATHDVGQARRLGDDLVFMHAGRVVETGRVSNVLTAPRSEAARAWLEGRLYLDSSS from the coding sequence GTGCGATCGCCAGCACCCGCCTGGCGCGAAGAGACGCAGCGCGCGGCATCACCCGAGGTGCTCCTTGAGACGCGCGCACTCTGCTTCGACGCAGGTGGAAGACGGCTCATCGATCGCATCGACATCGATATCCGCGCGGGCAGGCGGACAATGATCATGGGCGCCAACGGGACCGGCAAGAGCCTACTGCTCCGGCTCCTACACGGTCTCATCCCGCCAACGAGAGGAGAGGTGCTCTGGCGAGGCCGGCCACTTGACCGGAGGGGTCGACACGCGCAGGCGATGGTGTTTCAGCGCCCGGTCATGCTGCGCCGATCGGTTATCGCCAATCTTCGTTTCGCCCTCGCAGTGCGGGGCTTTACGGGTTCAGAACGCGCCATGAGAGAGACCGAGGCCTTGCAGCGGGCACAACTCGAAGGACTGGCCGCCCGACAGGCCTGCGTGCTGTCCGCGGGTGAACAACAGCGCCTCGCCGTTGCCCGGGCGCTTTCCTGCGCACCCCGGATACTGTTTCTTGACGAGCCGACGGCAAGCCTTGATCCGGTCTCTACCCACGCAGTAGAGCAGCTCATTCGAGAGGCCCATGCTGACGGAGTCACCATCGTCCTCGCGACGCACGATGTGGGACAGGCGCGACGGCTAGGTGACGATCTGGTGTTCATGCATGCCGGTCGCGTTGTCGAAACCGGTCGCGTGTCCAATGTTCTCACTGCGCCGCGTTCGGAAGCGGCCCGGGCCTGGCTCGAAGGGCGCCTATACCTGGATTCATCGTCGTAA
- a CDS encoding formate--tetrahydrofolate ligase: protein MHQTSDIEIARAANLLPIQEVGEGLQIPARHLVPWGRSVAKLDLDFIDSMSGRPDGKLVLVTAITPTPAGEGKTTTTVGLGDAFNRVGKRAAICLREPSLGPCFGLKGGAAGGGYAQVVPMEDINLHFTGDFHAIGAAHNLLAAMVDNHVYWGNALQLDARREGWRRVVDMNDRALRDVVLSLGGVSNGFPRQSGFDITVASEVMAIFCLAEGIADLERRLGNIVVGRTREREPRRARDLQADGAMAVLLKNALMPNLVQTLENNPAFVHGGPFANIAHGCNSAIATRAALKLADYVVTEAGFGADLGAEKFFDIKCRKAGLTPAAAVVVATVRALKMHGGVAVKDLGSEDLEAVQRGLENLGRHLDNVAKFGVPAVVAVNCFTSDTQSEIAAIQDYCAARGTVAVPCTHWADGSAGTELLARSVLDQIEGNPTSFQPLYPDDLGLWEKIELIAREIYGAASASAPASVRSQIERFEDEGYGHYPVCMAKTQYSFSTDPARKGAPTGHTLSVREVRIAAGAEFLVAICGNMMTMPGLPREPAANRIRLDAQGQVEGLF, encoded by the coding sequence ATGCACCAGACCAGCGATATCGAGATTGCGCGTGCCGCCAACCTTCTTCCCATCCAGGAAGTTGGCGAAGGACTGCAGATTCCGGCGAGGCACCTGGTTCCATGGGGTCGAAGCGTCGCCAAACTCGACCTGGATTTCATCGACTCGATGTCGGGACGCCCCGACGGCAAGCTCGTGCTGGTGACGGCCATCACGCCCACCCCTGCCGGAGAAGGCAAGACCACCACAACGGTCGGGCTGGGCGACGCCTTCAATCGCGTCGGCAAGCGAGCGGCGATTTGCCTTCGGGAGCCCAGCCTTGGGCCGTGCTTTGGGCTCAAGGGGGGCGCTGCCGGTGGCGGTTACGCGCAGGTGGTCCCGATGGAGGACATTAACCTCCACTTTACCGGCGACTTCCATGCCATCGGTGCCGCCCACAATCTCCTGGCCGCGATGGTTGACAATCACGTGTACTGGGGAAACGCGCTGCAGCTTGACGCGCGACGGGAAGGATGGCGCCGGGTCGTGGACATGAACGACCGGGCCCTGCGCGACGTGGTGCTGTCCCTCGGGGGCGTCAGCAACGGCTTTCCGCGGCAGTCCGGGTTCGACATCACCGTGGCATCGGAGGTCATGGCCATCTTCTGCCTGGCCGAGGGCATCGCCGACCTCGAGCGGCGGTTGGGCAACATTGTCGTCGGGCGGACCCGGGAGCGCGAGCCTCGCCGGGCGCGGGACCTGCAGGCGGACGGTGCAATGGCGGTGCTGCTCAAGAACGCACTGATGCCGAACCTGGTCCAGACTCTTGAGAACAACCCGGCGTTCGTGCACGGGGGACCGTTCGCCAATATCGCCCATGGCTGCAATTCGGCGATCGCGACTCGCGCCGCGTTGAAGCTTGCGGATTACGTGGTGACCGAGGCGGGGTTCGGAGCCGACCTCGGGGCTGAGAAGTTCTTTGACATCAAGTGTCGAAAGGCCGGACTCACGCCGGCCGCGGCCGTTGTGGTCGCGACGGTGCGGGCGCTGAAAATGCATGGCGGCGTGGCGGTGAAGGATCTGGGAAGCGAGGACCTCGAGGCCGTCCAGAGGGGCCTTGAGAATCTCGGCCGGCATCTGGACAACGTCGCGAAGTTCGGTGTACCGGCAGTGGTTGCAGTGAATTGCTTTACCAGCGACACCCAGTCGGAAATTGCGGCGATCCAGGATTACTGCGCTGCACGTGGAACGGTGGCAGTTCCCTGCACCCATTGGGCGGACGGCAGTGCCGGCACGGAGTTGCTCGCCCGCAGCGTGCTGGACCAGATCGAGGGTAATCCGACGTCATTTCAGCCCCTCTATCCCGATGATCTTGGCCTCTGGGAAAAGATCGAGTTAATCGCACGGGAGATCTACGGGGCTGCATCCGCATCCGCGCCCGCGAGCGTTCGGTCGCAGATTGAAAGATTCGAGGACGAGGGCTACGGGCACTATCCGGTGTGCATGGCCAAGACGCAGTACAGTTTTTCCACGGATCCTGCCCGCAAGGGAGCGCCGACCGGCCACACCCTTTCCGTGCGCGAAGTCCGAATCGCTGCAGGCGCCGAGTTCCTCGTGGCGATCTGCGGAAACATGATGACGATGCCTGGTCTGCCGCGAGAGCCCGCGGCCAATCGTATCCGTCTGGACGCCCAAGGTCAGGTAGAAGGGCTGTTCTGA
- a CDS encoding substrate-binding domain-containing protein encodes MTRRTLLGLTVAAVAILGQSDRSSATEKFIVVQSTTSTDHSGLFDRILPVFREKTGIEVRVVAVGTGQAIKNAANGDGDVLFVHDRVAENEFVADGHGVSRADVMYNDFIIVGPPADPAGVAGATDAVVALSRIADSDALFASRGDDSGTHKTELRLWHQAGVDAVAASGSWYRETGSGMGGTLNTAIGLGAYTMVDRATWISFGNKHGYRVMVEGDPRLFNQYGIILVNPDRHPRVKAKWGQQFVDWVLSSDGQTAIASYKVDGRQVFFPNARRVP; translated from the coding sequence ATGACCCGAAGGACGCTGCTCGGCCTAACTGTCGCCGCAGTGGCGATCCTTGGGCAAAGCGACAGGTCGTCCGCGACCGAGAAGTTCATTGTCGTCCAGTCGACCACATCGACCGATCATTCAGGCCTGTTCGATCGCATCCTTCCGGTGTTTCGGGAGAAGACCGGCATCGAGGTACGCGTTGTTGCGGTGGGAACCGGCCAAGCGATCAAGAATGCGGCGAATGGCGACGGCGACGTGCTGTTTGTCCATGACAGGGTCGCAGAGAACGAGTTTGTTGCAGATGGCCATGGCGTCAGTCGGGCGGACGTCATGTACAACGATTTCATCATTGTCGGCCCGCCCGCTGATCCCGCTGGTGTGGCCGGCGCAACCGATGCCGTGGTCGCCTTGTCGAGGATTGCCGATTCGGATGCACTGTTTGCCTCGCGCGGAGACGACAGCGGAACGCACAAGACAGAATTGCGGCTCTGGCATCAAGCAGGAGTGGATGCGGTCGCCGCTTCGGGTTCCTGGTACCGCGAAACCGGCTCAGGCATGGGAGGAACCCTTAATACCGCAATCGGACTGGGTGCCTACACCATGGTTGATCGGGCAACCTGGATCAGCTTCGGCAACAAGCATGGCTACCGGGTTATGGTCGAAGGCGATCCGCGGCTCTTCAACCAGTACGGCATCATCTTGGTGAACCCGGACAGACATCCGCGGGTAAAGGCCAAGTGGGGCCAGCAGTTTGTCGACTGGGTTCTTTCCAGCGACGGCCAGACCGCAATTGCGTCCTACAAGGTCGACGGTCGGCAAGTCTTTTTCCCGAATGCCCGGCGGGTGCCATAG
- a CDS encoding ABC transporter permease, producing the protein MGSFLASLGEAVGLIVTGDPDLLEIIGLSLRVTLTAVAAACVIGLPIGAVVGALRFPGRSLAGVILNSLMGLPPVVVGLMVYMALSAGGPLGPLGLLYTPTAMIIAQTILVTPIVAALTKQIVEDLHADYAEQFASLEVGPFDRVVALLWDARFSLMTVALAGFGRAVAEVGAVIMVGGNINHVTRVMTTTIALETSKGNLEVALALGVVLLTIALIVNGAVMTFRATAARVTYA; encoded by the coding sequence ATGGGTAGCTTTTTGGCGAGTCTGGGCGAGGCAGTTGGCTTGATCGTGACCGGTGACCCGGACCTCCTGGAAATCATCGGGCTGTCGCTCCGAGTCACGCTGACCGCCGTTGCTGCTGCCTGCGTCATTGGCTTGCCGATCGGCGCGGTGGTCGGCGCACTTCGATTCCCTGGCCGGTCACTGGCAGGGGTCATCCTCAATTCCCTGATGGGGCTGCCCCCCGTGGTCGTGGGACTGATGGTTTACATGGCGCTGTCGGCCGGCGGACCGCTGGGGCCGCTCGGGCTGCTCTACACGCCGACGGCCATGATCATTGCGCAGACGATCCTGGTCACGCCGATCGTCGCGGCGTTGACCAAACAGATCGTGGAAGACCTCCATGCTGACTACGCCGAGCAGTTTGCCTCGCTTGAGGTCGGCCCCTTCGATCGGGTGGTCGCACTGTTGTGGGATGCGCGTTTCAGCCTCATGACGGTGGCGCTGGCAGGGTTCGGACGTGCGGTCGCCGAGGTGGGTGCCGTGATCATGGTTGGCGGCAACATCAACCATGTGACTCGTGTCATGACCACCACCATTGCCCTGGAGACCTCGAAGGGCAACCTAGAAGTCGCCCTGGCCCTGGGTGTCGTCCTTCTCACCATCGCCCTGATCGTGAACGGAGCCGTGATGACATTCAGGGCTACGGCAGCACGGGTGACGTATGCTTGA
- a CDS encoding helix-turn-helix transcriptional regulator, translated as MQADAQRDHPLYLTTKEVAALLRVKERKVYDLAASGGIPHRRVTGKLLFPSAEILAWIEGAGTSMPRERPAVLTGSHDPLLDWAVRESGSTLATLFNGSVDGLKRFSEGRAALAGIHIPEHRGWNVQTAEEMGIRASVLIAWAVRARGLILSDRVQGEVTQMADLKGKRVALRQPGAGAAAIFEDLLAKAGLTLNDLVPSSGLARTESDAAAAVAAGEADAAMGIEAMARQFHLPFLPLVEERFDLLINRRAYFTEPVQTLLAFARNEPLRRKAASMGGYRLTDLGTVRWLSP; from the coding sequence ATGCAGGCGGACGCGCAGAGGGACCACCCGCTGTACCTGACGACGAAAGAGGTGGCAGCGCTGCTCCGTGTGAAGGAACGCAAGGTCTATGATCTGGCTGCTAGCGGCGGGATTCCGCACCGCAGGGTCACCGGAAAGCTGCTCTTCCCCAGTGCCGAGATCCTGGCGTGGATCGAGGGTGCGGGCACATCGATGCCCCGGGAACGGCCCGCTGTGCTTACCGGCTCGCATGACCCACTGCTTGACTGGGCGGTAAGAGAATCCGGTTCAACTCTGGCAACCCTCTTCAACGGCAGCGTCGACGGCCTCAAGCGATTCTCCGAAGGGCGGGCGGCCCTAGCCGGCATCCATATCCCGGAACACCGGGGCTGGAACGTGCAGACGGCTGAAGAGATGGGAATCCGCGCCAGCGTTCTCATTGCGTGGGCGGTGCGGGCGCGGGGACTGATCCTGTCGGATCGGGTGCAGGGCGAAGTGACGCAAATGGCTGACTTGAAAGGGAAACGAGTCGCCCTCCGCCAACCGGGAGCAGGCGCCGCGGCAATCTTCGAGGATCTGCTGGCCAAGGCGGGGTTAACGCTGAACGACTTGGTCCCGTCCAGCGGCCTTGCCCGGACCGAAAGCGATGCAGCCGCAGCAGTGGCAGCCGGTGAAGCCGATGCCGCGATGGGAATCGAAGCTATGGCACGCCAGTTCCACCTGCCGTTCCTGCCGCTCGTCGAGGAGCGGTTCGACTTGTTGATCAATCGCCGTGCGTATTTCACGGAACCCGTACAGACACTGTTGGCGTTTGCCCGCAACGAACCTCTGCGGCGCAAGGCTGCATCCATGGGCGGCTACCGTCTGACCGACCTCGGGACCGTGCGCTGGCTATCGCCGTAG
- a CDS encoding recombinase family protein, which yields MTIRAALYARYSSDQQRAASIEDQFRVCREHAEREGWTVAATYKDSAISGDSVILRPGIQGLIERIVLTPGEKWGEIHTTLRGNLATIVEWTGNGRGKGGSGTPGSGLSVSAKTGTRSNFLMTGSSRARCLDW from the coding sequence ATGACCATCCGCGCCGCGCTCTATGCCCGCTATTCCTCCGACCAGCAGCGGGCCGCTTCCATCGAAGACCAGTTCCGGGTCTGCCGAGAACACGCCGAGCGCGAGGGCTGGACCGTCGCCGCGACCTACAAGGACTCCGCGATCTCGGGCGACAGCGTGATCCTGCGCCCCGGCATCCAGGGGCTGATCGAGCGTATCGTGCTCACCCCCGGCGAGAAGTGGGGCGAGATCCACACCACATTGCGCGGCAACCTCGCCACCATCGTCGAATGGACCGGAAACGGCCGCGGAAAAGGCGGGTCTGGCACGCCCGGTTCGGGTTTGTCGGTCTCGGCTAAAACGGGGACTCGTTCAAACTTTCTGATGACCGGATCCAGCCGAGCCCGTTGTTTAGATTGGTGA